The proteins below come from a single Dermacentor albipictus isolate Rhodes 1998 colony chromosome 7, USDA_Dalb.pri_finalv2, whole genome shotgun sequence genomic window:
- the LOC135919758 gene encoding proteasome assembly chaperone 4-like, with amino-acid sequence MPATAATSSAAAPSASSNPRGFSTHQFSRHFNGNSVHFLVLRMDSSFFLWVGSQSGCLKNLSVAMSTAVEKAPTASCLMGDASDLTSNALAAKLTKRTGCQVFVSYNVPATDAATVNFVHECIVEEMSLKPDKFH; translated from the coding sequence ATGCCTGCTACCGCGGCGACGTCATCGGCGGCGGCTCCGTCGGCCAGTTCGAATCCGCGCGGCTTCTCGACGCACCAGTTCTCGCGCCACTTCAACGGCAACAGCGTGCACTTTCTCGTGCTTCGCATGGACTCCAGCTTCTTCCTCTGGGTGGGTTCGCAGAGCGGGTGCCTCAAGAACCTCTCGGTCGCCATGTCGACGGCCGTCGAGAAGGCGCCCACGGCGAGCTGCCTGATGGGCGACGCCTCGGACCTGACGTCCAACGCGCTCGCCGCGAAGCTGACCAAGCGAACTGGATGCCAAGTGTTCGTCAGCTACAACGTCCCCGCCACCGATGCGGCGACGGTGAACTTTGTGCACGAATGCATCGTCGAGGAGATGTCGCTGAAGCCGGACAAGTTTCATTAA